From the genome of Pelmatolapia mariae isolate MD_Pm_ZW linkage group LG12, Pm_UMD_F_2, whole genome shotgun sequence, one region includes:
- the LOC134638287 gene encoding beta-1,3-galactosyl-O-glycosyl-glycoprotein beta-1,6-N-acetylglucosaminyltransferase-like, protein MWFLKRGWRLQLLQFIAVLGSLWMLSLLIPLKTGRRPAYILRYQWLEYTNNDESPEKVCNCSAILQGEKEALLKAKLLTITKDFQKIIQIPDEYYINATQNCRKFQTSRKYITFPLSKEEEEFPLAYSMVVHHKVQNFERLLRAIYAPQNIYCVHVDKKAQASVYAAIKAITSCFPNVFMVSKTVNVVYAGWTRVQADLNCMADLYNTSTTWKYFINLCGQDFPLKTNLEIVQALRSLKGGNSLESEEMPQGKKKRVMNAYQVVDGNVQRTGKTKDPAPFNLPILSGNAYIVVNRGYVRSVLEDKRIQALIEWAKDTYSPDEFLWATIQRIPGVPGSKWPNRKFDMTDINAIARMVKWHWHEGSEDSLQAAYPECKGHHVRSICVYGAGDLQWLIEQHHLFANKFDADRDPIAIYCLEKYLRHKALIELV, encoded by the exons ATGTGGTTTCTAAAACGAGGCTGGCGGCTACAGTTATTACAGTTCATCGCTGTACTGGGATCACTATGGATGCTTTCCCTACTTATTCCACTGAAAACAGGTAGACGTCCTGCCTACATCCTCAGGTATCAATGGCTAGAGTACACCAATAATGATGAGAGCCCAGAGAAAGTTTGCAACTGCTCAGCGATCCTGCAGGGAGAGAAGGAGGCATTGCTGAAAGCAAAATTACTGACCATCACCAAAGACTTCCAGAAGATTATTCAGATCCCTGATGAGTATTATATTAATGCAACCCAAAACTGCAG GAAATTCCAAACAAGCAGGAAATACATAACATTCCCGTTAAGCAAGGAAGAAGAGGAGTTTCCTCTGGCTTACTCAATGGTTGTACATCACAAG GTGCAGAACTTTGAGCGACTACTGCGAGCTATCTACGCACCTCAAAATATTTATTGTGTCCATGTGGACAAAAAAGCACAGGCCTCAGTCTATGCTGCCATCAAGGCCATTACTTCCTGTTTCCCAAATGTGTTCATGGTCAGCAAGACTGTGAATGTGGTCTACGCTGGCTGGACACGTGTACAGGCTGATCTTAACTGCATGGCTGATCTCTATAACACCAGTACGACATGGAAATACTTCATCAACCTCTGTGGTCAGGATTTCCCTCTAAAAACTAACTTGGAAATTGTGCAAGCTTTGCGTTCACTAAAAGGAGGTAACAGTTTGGAGTCTGAGGAAATGCCTCaaggaaagaagaagagggTGATGAATGCTTACCAAGTAGTTGATGGAAATGTCCAG CgaacaggaaaaacaaaggaTCCAGCTCCCTTCAATCTGCCCATACTATCAGGAAATGCCTACATTGTGGTCAACCGAGGTTACGTTCGCAGTGTGTTGGAAGACAAGCGAATACAGGCCCTCATTGAGTGGGCCAAAGACACCTACAGTCCTGATGAGTTTCTGTGGGCAACAATACAACGAATACCTGGTGTTCCTGGCTCAAAATGGCCCAACCGTAAATTTGACATGACAGACATCAATGCCATTGCACGGATGGTGAAGTGGCATTGGCACGAGGGGTCAGAGGATTCTCTGCAAGCAGCATACCCAGAATGTAAAGGTCATCATGTCAGATCAATATGTGTGTATGGTGCTGGAGACCTGCAGTGGTTGATTGAACAGCATCACCTTTTTGCCAATAAGTTTGATGCAGACAGAGATCCCATTGCTATCTACTGCTTGGAGAAATATCTGAGACACAAGGCACTGATAGAGTTAGTTTAG